A genome region from Pseudomonas sp. N3-W includes the following:
- a CDS encoding GDL motif peptide-associated radical SAM/SPASM maturase has product MSDNRPARYLTDTDLKRYVPVHVVWEITLACDLKCLHCGSRAGHRRPDELNTRECLDVIDALAALGTREITLIGGEAYLRKDWTQLIKAIHDHGMYCAIQTGGRNLTPAKMQAAVDAGLNGVGVSLDGLAPLHDAVRNVPGSFDKAVDTLRRAKASGLAVSVNTQIGAATLPDLPELMDLIIGLGATHWQIQLTVAMGNAVDHPELLLQPYQLLEVMPLLARLYREGVDRGLLMNVGNNIGYYGPYEHMWRGFGDERVHWSGCAAGQTVLALEADGTVKGCPSLATVGFSGGNVRNMSLHDIWHYSEGIHFGRLRSVDDLWGYCRGCYYNDVCRGGCTWTSHSLLGKPGNNPYCHYRALDLQKRGLRERIVKLEDAAKASFAVGRFDLITERIDTGETVHSVSDSGQVIKLAWANQGQKTPDEGRIPPVLALCRACLQYIHAHEVTCPHCAADVASAEAGHQADRARQQAIMNTLTGLLGLPQNRLM; this is encoded by the coding sequence ATGTCAGACAATCGCCCCGCTCGCTACCTGACCGACACCGACCTCAAACGCTACGTGCCGGTGCATGTGGTCTGGGAAATCACCCTGGCCTGCGACCTCAAATGCCTGCATTGCGGCTCACGCGCCGGCCACCGACGCCCCGATGAACTGAACACCCGTGAATGCCTGGACGTCATCGATGCACTGGCCGCGCTCGGCACCCGCGAGATCACCCTGATCGGTGGCGAGGCCTATTTGCGCAAGGACTGGACCCAACTGATCAAGGCCATTCATGACCATGGCATGTACTGCGCCATCCAGACCGGTGGCCGCAACCTGACGCCGGCAAAAATGCAGGCGGCAGTGGATGCCGGGCTAAATGGCGTCGGTGTTTCCCTCGATGGCCTGGCACCGCTGCACGATGCGGTGCGCAATGTGCCGGGCTCGTTCGACAAGGCCGTGGACACCCTGCGCCGCGCCAAGGCATCGGGGCTCGCGGTAAGCGTCAACACCCAGATCGGCGCCGCCACATTGCCCGATTTGCCGGAACTGATGGACCTGATCATCGGCCTTGGCGCCACCCACTGGCAGATCCAGCTCACGGTGGCGATGGGCAATGCGGTCGATCACCCGGAGCTGCTGCTGCAGCCTTACCAATTGCTGGAAGTCATGCCACTGCTGGCGCGTCTGTACCGCGAAGGGGTTGATCGTGGCCTGCTGATGAACGTGGGCAACAACATCGGTTACTACGGTCCGTATGAACACATGTGGCGCGGTTTCGGCGACGAGCGCGTGCACTGGAGCGGCTGCGCGGCAGGTCAAACGGTACTCGCACTGGAAGCCGACGGCACGGTAAAGGGCTGCCCTTCCCTGGCCACCGTCGGGTTTTCCGGCGGCAATGTGCGCAACATGAGCCTGCACGACATCTGGCATTACAGCGAAGGCATCCACTTTGGCCGCCTGCGCTCGGTCGATGATCTGTGGGGCTATTGTCGCGGCTGCTATTACAACGATGTCTGCCGTGGCGGCTGCACCTGGACGTCGCACTCGTTGCTGGGCAAACCGGGCAACAATCCGTATTGCCATTACCGCGCTTTGGATCTGCAAAAACGCGGGCTGCGCGAGCGCATCGTCAAGCTCGAAGACGCGGCGAAGGCGTCGTTCGCGGTGGGACGTTTCGACCTGATTACCGAACGCATCGACACCGGCGAGACGGTCCACAGCGTCAGCGACAGCGGTCAGGTGATCAAGCTGGCCTGGGCGAATCAGGGTCAGAAAACGCCGGACGAAGGCCGTATCCCACCGGTGCTGGCGCTGTGTCGGGCCTGCTTGCAGTACATCCACGCCCACGAAGTGACCTGCCCGCACTGCGCTGCCGATGTCGCCAGCGCCGAAGCCGGGCATCAGGCCGATCGTGCCAGGCAGCAGGCAATCATGAACACGCTGACGGGGTTGTTGGGGTTGCCGCAGAACAGGTTGATGTAG
- a CDS encoding MFS transporter encodes MTQPAVLPSLPAANKLTPRELRGLLAILVSIALAVLDTAIANTALPTIAADLHASPAASVWIINAYQLAAVATLLPFASLGNIVGHRKVFLGGIILFVVSSALCALAWSLPTLTVARVLQGVGASMIMSVNAALISLIFPPERLGRGLGMNALVVGTCFAAGPTIASLVLSVANWPWLFAINLPLGLFALFFAWSSLPVGKPQAIKFERMTALLNVVTFSALIFGLGQAAQLGSMTSVLIALAVFVIAGTVMVRREAGHPSPMFPLDLLKRPLFALSALTAFCSFTAQGLAFVSLPFFFETTLGRDPIQTGFLMTPWSVVVAAIAPVAGRLSDTYAPGLLGGIGLAVLSAGMVSLALLPGDPGALDIVIRMIICGIGFGFFQAPNQKALMTSAPRSRSSGASGTIAMARLIGQATGAALVALSFGIAGRHGPVLALSIGAGFAAVGSVASGLRLVTRNTVV; translated from the coding sequence ATGACTCAGCCAGCCGTCCTGCCCTCCCTGCCCGCCGCCAATAAACTCACACCCCGTGAATTGCGTGGCCTGCTGGCGATTCTGGTGTCCATCGCCCTGGCGGTACTCGACACCGCCATCGCCAACACTGCATTGCCGACCATTGCCGCCGACCTGCACGCCTCTCCCGCCGCGTCAGTGTGGATCATCAACGCCTATCAATTGGCGGCCGTGGCGACGTTGCTGCCGTTTGCCTCGCTGGGCAATATCGTTGGGCATCGCAAGGTGTTTCTCGGCGGCATCATTTTGTTTGTGGTGTCGTCGGCACTGTGCGCACTGGCCTGGTCGCTGCCGACGCTGACGGTCGCCCGTGTGCTCCAAGGCGTCGGGGCGAGCATGATCATGAGTGTCAACGCGGCGCTGATCAGCCTGATCTTCCCGCCCGAACGCCTGGGTCGCGGCCTGGGTATGAATGCGTTGGTGGTCGGCACGTGTTTCGCCGCCGGCCCGACCATTGCCTCGCTGGTGTTGTCGGTGGCCAACTGGCCGTGGCTGTTTGCGATCAACTTGCCGCTCGGCCTGTTTGCGCTGTTCTTCGCCTGGAGCTCGCTGCCGGTCGGCAAGCCGCAAGCCATCAAATTCGAACGAATGACCGCACTGCTCAATGTCGTCACGTTCAGTGCGTTGATCTTTGGCTTGGGTCAGGCGGCGCAGCTGGGTTCGATGACCAGCGTGTTGATTGCCCTGGCGGTATTTGTGATTGCAGGCACCGTGATGGTGCGCCGTGAGGCCGGGCATCCGTCGCCGATGTTTCCCCTCGATCTGCTCAAGCGGCCGTTGTTTGCCCTGTCGGCGCTGACGGCATTTTGTTCGTTCACCGCTCAAGGGTTGGCGTTTGTCTCGCTGCCATTTTTCTTCGAAACGACACTGGGGCGCGATCCGATCCAGACCGGCTTCCTGATGACCCCGTGGTCGGTGGTGGTCGCCGCCATCGCGCCGGTCGCCGGGCGCCTGTCCGACACCTATGCACCGGGCCTGCTGGGTGGGATCGGCCTGGCGGTACTGAGCGCGGGCATGGTCTCGCTGGCACTGCTGCCCGGCGATCCCGGTGCACTGGACATCGTGATCCGCATGATCATCTGCGGCATCGGCTTCGGTTTTTTCCAGGCACCCAACCAGAAAGCCCTGATGACCAGCGCCCCCCGTTCACGCTCCAGCGGCGCCAGCGGCACCATTGCCATGGCGCGGTTGATCGGTCAGGCGACCGGGGCGGCGCTGGTGGCGTTGAGCTTCGGCATTGCCGGCCGTCATGGCCCGGTGTTGGCGTTGAGCATCGGAGCCGGGTTTGCGGCGGTGGGCAGCGTGGCGAGCGGGTTGCGGCTGGTGACGCGCAATACCGTGGTGTGA
- a CDS encoding LysE family translocator, giving the protein MEIFLYAFSVMYSPGPVNVMGLNAGLTGQFRRTVGFFLGVGCAMFVMFIVFGFTGEALISRSVVPYLALVGGLYTAYLGYKVYNARVDLADSQGQPVESEQQQLTFSNGFLIQALNPKGMMVVLPVTTVMFPAAHVTGGAIVAVSALIAIGSAGAPSFYSFLGAVLGRRMTHSAHLDRFNRLMGLVLFVCAGFMFYDFFIHLHKS; this is encoded by the coding sequence ATGGAAATTTTTCTCTATGCATTCAGCGTGATGTACAGCCCGGGACCGGTGAACGTGATGGGCCTGAACGCGGGTCTGACCGGCCAGTTCCGCCGCACCGTAGGGTTTTTCCTTGGCGTTGGCTGCGCGATGTTTGTCATGTTCATTGTCTTCGGCTTCACCGGCGAAGCGCTGATTTCCAGATCGGTAGTGCCGTACCTGGCGCTGGTGGGCGGGCTCTATACCGCCTACCTCGGCTACAAGGTCTATAACGCCCGGGTCGATCTTGCGGACAGCCAGGGTCAGCCAGTCGAGTCTGAACAACAGCAACTGACGTTCAGCAACGGCTTTCTGATTCAGGCCCTCAACCCCAAAGGCATGATGGTCGTGCTACCGGTCACAACGGTGATGTTCCCCGCCGCGCACGTCACAGGCGGCGCGATTGTCGCGGTATCGGCGCTCATCGCCATCGGCAGCGCCGGGGCGCCCAGCTTCTATTCGTTTCTCGGTGCGGTGCTGGGACGACGGATGACACACAGCGCCCACCTTGACCGGTTCAATCGCCTGATGGGGCTGGTATTGTTCGTGTGTGCAGGCTTCATGTTTTATGACTTCTTCATCCATCTTCACAAAAGCTAG
- a CDS encoding AraC family transcriptional regulator has protein sequence MSDLPSPHDWVKRSAQSLKVERLEAFFSGHAFDAHKHDTYAIGRTLSGVQRFRYRGVSKNSLPGETMILHPDVEHDGHAGSASGFRYQMLYISPALVQQVLHGKPLPFFKDGVSHDPRLSAATAALLNSMEDELDPLEEDDSLYGLVTTLQAVCGYNQAHGTTHDYAAAALAREYIDDCIEQAITLDDLAKCAGRDRWSLSKDFRAYFGTSPHRYMTMRRLDRVKAAVFAGRTLVDASVEAGFFDQSHMTRHFKKAFGISPSRWCLSLGE, from the coding sequence ATGTCAGATCTCCCCTCGCCCCACGACTGGGTCAAACGCTCTGCGCAATCGCTGAAGGTCGAGCGTCTGGAGGCTTTTTTCAGTGGCCATGCGTTTGATGCGCACAAGCACGACACCTATGCGATTGGCAGAACCCTTTCCGGGGTCCAGCGATTTCGCTACCGGGGCGTCAGTAAAAACAGCCTTCCCGGGGAAACCATGATCCTGCACCCGGACGTGGAACATGACGGGCATGCCGGGAGTGCTTCGGGGTTCCGCTACCAGATGCTCTATATCAGTCCGGCACTGGTGCAGCAGGTTCTCCACGGCAAGCCGCTGCCGTTTTTCAAGGACGGCGTTTCCCACGACCCGCGTCTTTCGGCAGCCACTGCAGCGCTGCTGAACTCGATGGAAGACGAGCTGGACCCGTTGGAGGAAGACGACAGCCTTTACGGCCTCGTGACCACACTGCAAGCAGTCTGCGGATACAACCAGGCGCATGGAACGACTCATGACTACGCGGCAGCAGCCCTTGCACGCGAATACATCGATGACTGTATCGAGCAGGCGATCACCCTGGATGACCTGGCAAAATGCGCCGGTCGCGATCGATGGAGCCTGTCCAAGGACTTCCGCGCCTATTTCGGCACCAGCCCCCATCGCTACATGACCATGCGCCGGCTGGATCGCGTCAAGGCGGCAGTGTTTGCGGGGCGCACGCTGGTGGATGCGTCGGTGGAGGCGGGTTTTTTCGATCAGAGTCATATGACCCGCCACTTCAAGAAGGCCTTTGGTATTTCACCTTCTCGGTGGTGTTTGTCGCTGGGTGAGTGA
- a CDS encoding glutaminyl-peptide cyclotransferase has product MKTSNAEILREYGPFEGVDAVHGVSWDGRQVWFASGKKLNTLDPASGQTLRSLDVVADAGTAFDGKHLYQITADCIQKIDPQTGHILNTIPAPGDSSSGLTWAEGALWVGGYRDRRIHQLDPDTGAILRTLESNRFVTGVTWVEGELWHGTWEGDESELRRVDARSGEVLEAIKMPEGVGVSGLEFDGADRFFCGGGGSGKIRAVRRPRQ; this is encoded by the coding sequence ATGAAAACTTCAAACGCAGAAATACTCCGTGAATACGGTCCCTTTGAAGGCGTCGACGCCGTGCACGGCGTCAGCTGGGACGGCCGGCAGGTGTGGTTCGCGTCCGGCAAAAAGCTCAACACGCTGGACCCGGCAAGCGGCCAGACCCTGCGCTCGCTGGATGTCGTCGCCGATGCCGGCACGGCGTTCGACGGCAAGCACCTGTACCAGATCACGGCCGATTGCATCCAGAAAATCGACCCGCAAACCGGCCACATTCTCAACACCATCCCGGCCCCCGGCGACAGCAGCTCCGGGCTGACATGGGCTGAAGGCGCGCTTTGGGTCGGCGGCTACCGCGACCGGCGGATTCACCAGCTCGACCCCGACACCGGCGCGATTCTGCGCACCCTGGAATCCAATCGCTTTGTCACCGGCGTGACCTGGGTCGAAGGCGAGCTGTGGCATGGCACCTGGGAAGGGGATGAGAGCGAACTGCGGCGCGTGGATGCGCGCAGCGGCGAGGTGCTGGAAGCGATCAAGATGCCCGAAGGCGTTGGTGTCTCAGGGCTGGAATTCGACGGTGCCGACCGGTTCTTCTGCGGCGGTGGCGGCAGCGGCAAGATCCGCGCGGTGCGCCGCCCTCGTCAGTGA